In Novosphingobium sp. MMS21-SN21R, a single genomic region encodes these proteins:
- a CDS encoding ATP-binding protein — MQSVFSRLRFWPRSLQGQVLLSIALALLVAQTISAVLIWKEQSHRRESSMVSSAAFRLLGPPPESRRARRNDDDDRVPPPFRLSHGETSPQRPGEPRLERVEHELAEILTAQGFDAAEVVVFERNPLADPLSMQFMQRHRRELAVFSNEPMPRLVIAAVRQGSGQWVSTRVFSEGGEMRVLAPLVGQTIVLYLVLVGAMALILRRITRPLKALTRRVEDFAGNRTLEGQIDPDGPDDIQGLIAAHNAMEARIAAMLDEKDVMLGAIGHDLKTPLAALRVRIEAVEDDVERGRMAATIEDINRSLDDILSLARVGRPSDPLEPNELSALVADVIGEFEDMGEAVELGDTDRMVLPIRATWLRRALRNLVSNALRYGQRARVTLAKEGRAAVLRIEDDGPGIPEGDIARMMEPFTRLEASRNSSTGGTGLGLTLARAIADQHGGTLTLTNRHGPQGEIVGLVATVRLPLG; from the coding sequence GTGCAGTCCGTCTTTTCGCGTCTGCGGTTCTGGCCGCGCAGCCTGCAAGGGCAGGTGCTGTTGTCGATCGCGCTCGCGCTGCTCGTCGCGCAGACAATTTCTGCGGTCCTGATCTGGAAAGAACAAAGCCACCGCCGTGAATCGTCGATGGTCAGTTCCGCAGCGTTTCGCCTCCTCGGCCCGCCGCCCGAATCGCGCCGCGCCCGCCGCAATGATGACGACGACCGGGTGCCGCCGCCGTTCAGGCTCAGCCATGGCGAGACATCTCCGCAAAGGCCGGGGGAACCACGCCTTGAGCGAGTCGAGCATGAACTGGCCGAGATTCTGACCGCACAGGGCTTCGATGCTGCTGAAGTCGTCGTGTTCGAGCGCAATCCACTCGCAGATCCGCTGAGCATGCAGTTCATGCAGCGCCACCGCCGGGAACTGGCCGTGTTCTCGAACGAACCGATGCCGCGCCTGGTCATTGCCGCCGTCCGCCAGGGAAGCGGCCAGTGGGTTTCGACCCGTGTGTTCAGTGAAGGCGGCGAGATGCGCGTGCTGGCCCCGCTCGTCGGCCAGACCATCGTGCTCTACCTCGTGCTGGTCGGTGCAATGGCGCTGATCCTGCGCCGGATTACCCGCCCGCTCAAGGCGTTAACTCGCCGGGTGGAGGACTTTGCAGGCAACCGCACGCTCGAAGGCCAGATCGATCCGGACGGTCCCGATGACATTCAGGGCCTGATCGCAGCACATAATGCGATGGAAGCGCGCATCGCGGCGATGCTCGATGAAAAGGACGTGATGCTTGGTGCGATAGGGCATGATCTCAAGACCCCGCTGGCCGCGCTGCGCGTGCGGATCGAGGCGGTCGAGGATGATGTCGAACGCGGGCGCATGGCCGCCACGATCGAGGACATCAACCGTTCGCTCGACGATATTCTATCGCTGGCGCGCGTTGGTCGTCCCTCCGATCCGCTCGAACCCAACGAATTGTCCGCACTCGTCGCCGATGTGATCGGCGAATTCGAGGACATGGGCGAGGCGGTGGAACTGGGCGACACCGACCGTATGGTCCTGCCGATCCGGGCCACCTGGCTGCGGCGTGCGTTGCGCAACCTTGTCTCGAACGCGCTGCGCTACGGCCAGCGAGCGCGCGTCACGCTGGCAAAGGAAGGCCGTGCCGCCGTGCTGCGCATCGAGGATGACGGGCCGGGCATTCCCGAAGGCGACATCGCGCGGATGATGGAGCCGTTCACCCGGCTCGAGGCGTCGCGCAACAGCAGCACTGGCGGCACCGGCCTCGGCTTGACGCTGGCGCGCGCCATTGCGGATCAGCATGGCGGCACGCTGACATTGACCAATCGCCACGGACCGCAAGGCGAAATCGTCGGGCTGGTTGCAACCGTTCGGCTTCCGCTGGGTTAA
- a CDS encoding M1 family metallopeptidase, which yields MRSISLVSALALSIACIATPAVAQQAPANPSAAAGVHTDLPRVAHPSHYAISVTPDAEKLTFSGASSVDLEVTEATPFLTLHALDLKISSATLTPAGGTAMPVTVTMDAASQTAKFSAAQPLSPGKYRLDTVYTGVINTQANGLFALDYPDKLTGKTVRGLFTQFEAPDARRFAPMFDEPIYKATFDLSAVVPSSQMAVSNMPVAKEEDLGKGLKRVTFGTSQKMSSYLLFFGLGDWERMAKDAAPGVQAGIVSPKGSGEQARFALNELAPLIPFYADYFGQAYPLPKIDNIAAPGQSQFFSAMENWGAILTFERILLDDPAITSASARQNIVTTQAHEVAHQWFGNLVTMAWWEDLWLNEGFASWMETKATAHFHPDWFPLLERVDGRETAMNLDAYKTTHPIVQEIKTVDETNQAFDAITYQKGEAVISMLEAFAGEGVWRDGLRAYMRDHKFGNTRSKDLWQAVEAAGAPGLTAIAADFTTKPGIPLVKVTGMTCKKGMTSVMLEQSEYSIDRKDDVAAKPTMWKVPLLVSAGNGEPTRTILDGAKATVSVKGCGPVVINAGQLGYYRSLYTPKMLAALKTAMPTLQPVDQIGLMDDNMALSTSGYQPLAPAMDLLAAIPGNANPVVAGNAFERYVSAWRALDKNPGVQGKLGAFAATTFKPRLMALGFDPKATESLPDADLRSTMIAGFGAMGDKDVVAEAKRKFAALASNPKAMDGPLKTTWLNIVARNATKADWDAIRKMAAASNSAVERQFLYTLLGRPADATLAAAARDLALTEEPGKTTSAAMIVSAAGLHPEATYDFAVANRTRLESLVDAQSRVTFIASLAQTSNDPAMIAKLETFKASVPAEAARPVERVIGGLTQKARIRPLYLKGLSDWVNTKRK from the coding sequence ATGCGTTCCATTTCACTTGTTTCGGCGCTCGCGCTGTCCATTGCTTGCATCGCCACTCCGGCCGTCGCCCAGCAAGCTCCAGCAAACCCCTCTGCCGCAGCGGGCGTCCACACCGATCTGCCGCGCGTGGCCCACCCATCGCATTACGCGATTTCGGTCACCCCTGACGCAGAGAAGCTGACCTTCTCCGGCGCATCGTCGGTCGATCTGGAAGTGACCGAGGCGACCCCGTTCCTCACGCTCCACGCGCTCGACCTCAAAATTTCTTCGGCAACGCTGACCCCGGCCGGCGGCACCGCGATGCCCGTCACGGTCACGATGGACGCAGCCAGCCAGACCGCGAAGTTCTCGGCGGCGCAGCCGCTCAGCCCCGGCAAGTACCGCCTCGATACGGTCTATACCGGCGTGATCAACACGCAGGCCAACGGCCTGTTCGCGCTCGATTACCCTGACAAGTTGACCGGCAAGACTGTGCGCGGACTGTTCACCCAGTTTGAAGCACCCGACGCGCGCCGCTTCGCGCCGATGTTCGACGAGCCGATCTACAAGGCGACGTTCGATCTTTCCGCAGTGGTCCCGTCCAGCCAAATGGCGGTCAGCAATATGCCGGTCGCCAAGGAAGAGGACCTCGGGAAGGGCCTCAAGCGTGTCACTTTCGGCACCAGCCAGAAGATGTCGTCGTACCTGCTGTTCTTCGGCCTCGGCGATTGGGAGCGAATGGCAAAGGACGCCGCGCCCGGCGTGCAGGCGGGTATCGTCAGCCCCAAGGGCAGCGGCGAGCAGGCCCGTTTCGCGCTCAACGAACTGGCACCGCTGATCCCGTTCTACGCGGACTATTTCGGCCAAGCCTATCCGCTGCCCAAGATCGACAACATCGCCGCGCCCGGTCAATCGCAGTTCTTCTCGGCGATGGAAAACTGGGGTGCGATCCTGACTTTCGAGCGCATTCTGCTCGACGATCCGGCGATCACCAGCGCATCGGCGCGCCAGAACATCGTCACAACCCAGGCGCATGAAGTGGCGCACCAGTGGTTCGGCAATCTCGTCACCATGGCGTGGTGGGAGGATCTCTGGCTGAACGAAGGCTTTGCCAGCTGGATGGAAACCAAGGCCACCGCGCACTTCCACCCTGACTGGTTCCCGCTGCTGGAACGCGTCGATGGCCGCGAAACCGCGATGAACCTCGATGCCTACAAGACCACGCATCCGATCGTGCAGGAGATCAAGACCGTCGACGAGACGAACCAGGCCTTCGACGCGATCACCTACCAGAAGGGCGAAGCGGTCATCTCGATGCTCGAAGCCTTTGCCGGCGAAGGCGTGTGGCGCGATGGCCTGCGCGCCTACATGCGCGATCACAAGTTCGGCAACACACGCTCGAAGGACCTGTGGCAGGCGGTGGAAGCGGCAGGCGCGCCCGGCCTCACCGCCATTGCTGCCGACTTCACCACCAAGCCCGGCATCCCGCTGGTCAAGGTCACTGGCATGACCTGCAAGAAGGGCATGACCTCGGTCATGCTCGAGCAGAGCGAATACAGCATCGACCGCAAGGATGACGTCGCCGCCAAGCCGACGATGTGGAAGGTCCCGCTGCTTGTTTCTGCAGGCAATGGCGAGCCGACGCGCACCATTCTCGATGGTGCCAAGGCCACCGTTTCAGTCAAGGGTTGCGGTCCGGTCGTGATCAATGCTGGTCAGCTCGGCTATTACCGTTCGCTCTACACGCCCAAAATGCTGGCCGCGCTCAAGACCGCGATGCCCACGCTTCAGCCGGTCGATCAGATCGGCTTGATGGACGACAACATGGCGCTCTCGACCAGCGGTTATCAGCCGCTTGCGCCAGCGATGGACCTGCTGGCGGCGATTCCGGGCAATGCCAATCCGGTCGTCGCGGGCAACGCTTTCGAGCGTTACGTCAGCGCATGGCGTGCGCTGGACAAGAACCCGGGCGTTCAGGGCAAGCTGGGCGCTTTCGCTGCCACTACGTTCAAGCCCCGCCTGATGGCACTGGGCTTCGATCCCAAGGCCACCGAATCGCTGCCCGATGCGGACTTGCGCTCCACCATGATCGCCGGGTTCGGCGCGATGGGCGACAAGGACGTGGTTGCGGAAGCCAAGCGCAAGTTCGCCGCGCTGGCATCCAACCCCAAGGCGATGGACGGCCCGCTCAAGACCACCTGGCTCAACATCGTCGCGCGCAATGCCACCAAGGCTGACTGGGACGCGATCCGCAAGATGGCGGCGGCGTCGAACTCGGCGGTCGAGCGCCAGTTCCTCTACACACTGCTCGGGCGTCCTGCGGATGCTACGCTGGCCGCAGCCGCGCGCGATCTGGCGCTGACCGAAGAGCCGGGCAAGACTACCAGCGCCGCGATGATCGTCTCGGCGGCAGGCCTGCACCCTGAGGCAACCTACGATTTCGCCGTTGCCAATCGCACGCGGCTGGAATCGCTGGTCGATGCACAAAGCCGAGTGACCTTCATCGCCAGCCTTGCCCAGACGTCGAACGACCCGGCGATGATCGCCAAGCTCGAAACTTTCAAGGCATCGGTGCCAGCCGAAGCTGCGCGTCCGGTCGAGCGCGTGATCGGCGGCTTGACGCAGAAAGCCCGTATCCGTCCGCTCTACCTCAAGGGTCTGTCGGACTGGGTGAACACGAAGAGAAAGTAA
- a CDS encoding helicase HerA-like domain-containing protein, translating into MDDIYLGLASNGERQVLRLGRANRHGLIAGATGTGKTVTLQGIAEQFSARGVPVFMADVKGDLSGISMPGSPTFKHAASLESRARELGITDYAYSDNPAVFWDLYGENGHPIRTTISEMGPLLLSRLMGLNDTQEGVLNIAFRYADDNGLLLIDLPDLQSVLMACAENASALSGKYGNVSKASVGTIQRQLLAFESQGADRFFGEPAFEINDFLKVDDQGRGMVNVLAAEKLMQSPKLYATFLLWLLSELFEALPEVGDPEKPCLVFFFDEAHLLFEDAPDALMDKVEQVVRLIRSKGVGVYFISQNPIDIPEKIAGQLGNRVQHALRAFTPRDQRAIKAAAETFRINKDLDVETVITELKVGEALVSTLNDDGSPSVVQRTLIAPPRSRLGPITPKERAIIQSISPFDGKYDTAVDRESAAEVLAQKASDAAAAAQQVEEEGTDKQRAAPRRTTSMWERAGKAAAGAVASSAGAVIAAQITGKKSRAAPVASGVTAVVGSIATSIGGEAFGRFARGVLGGLLR; encoded by the coding sequence ATGGACGATATCTACCTCGGGCTGGCATCCAACGGCGAACGTCAGGTGCTGCGCCTGGGCCGCGCCAACCGCCACGGACTGATCGCCGGGGCGACCGGCACCGGCAAGACGGTAACGCTGCAGGGCATTGCCGAGCAGTTCTCCGCACGCGGCGTGCCCGTGTTCATGGCCGACGTAAAAGGCGACCTTTCGGGCATTTCGATGCCGGGCAGCCCGACCTTCAAGCACGCTGCCTCGCTGGAATCACGAGCCAGGGAACTGGGCATCACCGACTATGCCTATTCCGATAACCCCGCCGTTTTCTGGGATCTCTATGGCGAAAACGGCCATCCGATCCGAACCACTATTTCGGAAATGGGGCCGCTGCTGCTTTCCCGGCTGATGGGGCTGAACGATACGCAGGAAGGCGTGCTCAACATCGCGTTCCGCTATGCCGACGACAACGGACTGCTGCTGATCGATCTGCCCGATCTGCAATCGGTGCTGATGGCTTGCGCCGAAAATGCCAGCGCGCTCTCGGGCAAGTACGGCAACGTGTCCAAGGCCAGCGTCGGCACGATCCAGCGCCAGTTGCTTGCCTTCGAAAGCCAAGGCGCGGACCGCTTTTTTGGTGAGCCTGCGTTCGAGATCAACGATTTCCTGAAGGTGGACGATCAGGGGCGCGGCATGGTCAACGTGCTCGCCGCCGAAAAGCTGATGCAGAGCCCCAAGCTCTACGCGACGTTCCTGCTGTGGCTGCTGTCCGAACTGTTCGAGGCCCTGCCCGAAGTGGGCGATCCCGAAAAGCCGTGCCTGGTGTTCTTCTTCGACGAAGCGCATTTGCTGTTCGAGGATGCCCCGGATGCGCTGATGGACAAGGTTGAACAGGTCGTTCGCCTGATCCGCTCGAAGGGCGTGGGCGTCTATTTCATCTCGCAGAACCCGATCGACATCCCCGAGAAGATCGCAGGCCAGCTTGGCAACCGCGTGCAGCATGCCTTGCGCGCCTTCACCCCGCGTGACCAGCGCGCGATCAAGGCGGCGGCGGAGACTTTCCGCATCAACAAGGATCTCGATGTCGAGACGGTGATCACCGAACTGAAAGTAGGCGAGGCGCTCGTCTCGACGCTCAACGATGACGGCTCGCCCTCTGTGGTGCAGCGCACGCTGATTGCGCCGCCCCGCTCGCGGCTCGGGCCGATCACGCCGAAGGAGCGCGCCATCATTCAGTCGATCAGCCCGTTCGATGGCAAGTACGACACCGCTGTGGACCGCGAATCCGCTGCCGAAGTGCTGGCGCAAAAGGCCTCGGATGCCGCCGCCGCCGCACAGCAGGTGGAAGAGGAAGGCACGGACAAGCAACGCGCCGCGCCGCGCCGGACGACATCGATGTGGGAACGCGCGGGCAAGGCGGCGGCTGGCGCCGTGGCGTCTTCTGCAGGGGCAGTCATCGCCGCGCAGATCACCGGCAAGAAATCGCGCGCCGCACCGGTGGCCTCGGGCGTCACCGCCGTGGTCGGCTCCATCGCCACCTCGATCGGCGGCGAGGCTTTCGGGCGGTTTGCGCGCGGGGTTCTGGGCGGGCTGCTCCGCTAA
- the pabB gene encoding aminodeoxychorismate synthase component I gives MTRAPFILLDDARSEGASDARLYEQALEIVVARRPDEVEQALTRIAATPGNWAGYLAYEAGLALEPRLAPLAPGRTGAAGPLVWFARFETVTRMPSAGVERWLAREATGPGRLGPMSAALSAGGYARAFGLVQDAIRAGDIYQANLTFPLTGTWDGDPLAIYADVRRDAQAGYGGVIWDGAHWHLSFSPELFFKLAGGEARVRPMKGTAPRGTTPEEDARFKADLSASVKDRAENLMIVDLMRNDLSRVSQAGSVKVEAPFAIETYPTVHQMVTTVRAKLAPGEDVRSLLRAIFPCGSITGAPKIRAMELIHQAERDARGVYCGSIGRIDPTGDAAFNVAIRTVRLASDHPGAAGGRAVMGVGSAVVADSAMIGEWRECVVKGNFLRLTAGHADLIETMAFDPAKGIELLELHLERMKASALALGFSFDRHAIRNAIHALCFDLDAPSKVRLVVSKGGAHALEASALPAPLDAVTCAVLPLPVSDGDWRLRHKTTDRAFYEAGLAAAKKAGAGEALFLRDDGLITEGTFTNVFVERGAKLLTPRADLGLLPGVLRRSLIDAGRAVEADLTLDDLAGGFLVGNALRGLIPARLLGA, from the coding sequence ATGACCCGCGCCCCTTTCATCCTCCTCGACGACGCCCGCAGCGAAGGCGCCAGCGACGCCCGCCTCTATGAGCAGGCGCTCGAAATCGTGGTTGCCCGCCGCCCGGACGAGGTGGAGCAGGCGCTGACGCGGATTGCTGCCACGCCGGGCAACTGGGCAGGCTATCTCGCCTATGAAGCCGGTCTCGCGCTCGAACCGCGTCTTGCCCCGCTCGCCCCCGGACGCACGGGAGCGGCAGGGCCGCTGGTATGGTTCGCACGGTTCGAGACGGTCACCCGTATGCCCAGCGCCGGGGTCGAGCGCTGGCTGGCGCGCGAGGCGACCGGACCGGGCAGGCTCGGGCCGATGAGCGCCGCGCTTTCTGCCGGTGGCTATGCGCGAGCATTCGGCCTCGTTCAGGATGCGATCCGCGCAGGCGACATTTATCAGGCGAACCTAACGTTTCCGCTGACCGGCACTTGGGACGGCGATCCGCTGGCGATCTATGCGGATGTGCGGCGCGATGCGCAGGCGGGTTACGGTGGGGTGATCTGGGACGGCGCGCACTGGCACCTCTCGTTCTCGCCTGAATTGTTTTTCAAACTGGCAGGCGGCGAGGCGCGCGTTCGCCCGATGAAGGGCACCGCCCCGCGCGGGACCACGCCGGAGGAAGACGCCCGGTTCAAGGCCGATCTTTCCGCCAGCGTGAAGGACCGCGCAGAAAACCTGATGATCGTCGACCTGATGCGTAACGATCTCTCGCGCGTTTCGCAGGCCGGATCGGTCAAGGTGGAGGCGCCGTTTGCCATCGAAACTTATCCCACCGTCCACCAGATGGTGACAACGGTTCGGGCAAAGTTGGCGCCGGGCGAGGATGTGCGCAGCCTGCTGCGTGCGATCTTTCCTTGCGGCTCGATCACCGGCGCGCCCAAGATTCGCGCGATGGAATTGATCCATCAGGCCGAACGCGATGCACGCGGGGTCTATTGCGGATCGATCGGACGGATCGACCCCACTGGCGATGCGGCGTTCAATGTGGCAATCCGCACCGTGCGCCTGGCCAGCGATCATCCCGGCGCTGCCGGAGGCCGCGCGGTCATGGGCGTCGGCTCGGCAGTGGTTGCCGATTCCGCGATGATCGGCGAATGGCGCGAATGCGTGGTAAAGGGGAATTTCTTGCGTCTGACTGCGGGCCATGCCGACCTGATCGAGACGATGGCCTTTGACCCGGCGAAGGGCATCGAACTGCTCGAACTGCATCTCGAACGGATGAAGGCGAGCGCGCTGGCGCTCGGCTTCAGCTTCGATCGCCACGCCATCCGCAACGCCATCCACGCACTGTGCTTCGATCTCGATGCACCATCGAAAGTGCGGCTGGTGGTGTCAAAAGGCGGGGCGCACGCGCTTGAGGCTTCGGCCCTGCCTGCCCCGTTGGACGCGGTTACTTGCGCCGTGCTGCCGTTGCCGGTTTCGGACGGAGACTGGCGCTTGCGTCACAAGACAACAGACCGCGCGTTTTACGAAGCGGGCTTGGCCGCCGCGAAGAAGGCCGGAGCAGGGGAAGCCCTTTTCCTGCGCGATGACGGGCTGATTACCGAAGGCACCTTCACCAACGTTTTCGTTGAACGTGGAGCCAAGCTGCTGACCCCGCGCGCCGATCTCGGCCTGCTGCCAGGCGTCCTGCGCCGCAGCCTGATCGACGCGGGCCGTGCGGTGGAAGCAGACCTGACGCTGGACGATCTGGCGGGCGGGTTCCTCGTCGGCAATGCCTTGCGCGGGCTGATACCGGCGCGGCTGCTGGGGGCCTGA
- a CDS encoding pyridoxal phosphate-dependent aminotransferase codes for MLSEALARIAPSRTTAITDRAIQLRAEGRDVISLSVGEPDFATPAHVIQAAKDALDAGDTKYTAVAGTAALREAAALHFRRDLGIDVPAAQVIVSAGGKQAIFHALLATLDPADEVLIPSPWWVSYPEIVRFTGASVVDLPTTAAGSFRITPGQLEAAITPATRWLLLNSPGNPTGATYPAAELRALGEVLRRHPRVLVMSDDIYAPLRYGEGMHATLAVECPDLADRILTVSGVSKSHAMTGFRIGVSAGPAWLIGAMGRLQSHSSGNPASISQAAAVAAFTGPQDFLIAWRERFRARRDMVVAQINAISGLSTPVPDGAFYCMIDAAPLMDRFGDDEAMCLHMLESGVAVVPASAFGGRDGFRISFAADEAKLEEAVRRIASAVA; via the coding sequence ATGTTGTCCGAGGCTCTCGCGCGCATCGCGCCTTCGCGCACCACCGCCATCACCGACCGTGCCATCCAACTGCGCGCCGAGGGGCGCGACGTTATTTCGCTCTCGGTCGGCGAACCCGATTTCGCCACCCCAGCCCATGTCATTCAGGCGGCCAAGGATGCGCTCGACGCGGGCGACACCAAATATACCGCCGTCGCGGGCACTGCCGCCTTGCGCGAAGCGGCTGCGCTGCACTTCAGGCGCGATCTCGGCATTGATGTCCCGGCGGCTCAGGTGATCGTCAGCGCGGGCGGAAAGCAGGCGATTTTCCACGCGCTGCTGGCCACACTCGATCCGGCGGACGAAGTGCTGATCCCGTCCCCGTGGTGGGTCAGCTACCCCGAAATCGTGCGCTTCACCGGCGCGTCTGTGGTGGACCTGCCGACCACGGCGGCGGGCAGTTTCCGCATCACGCCCGGCCAGCTTGAAGCTGCAATCACGCCCGCGACGCGCTGGCTCCTGCTCAACAGCCCCGGCAACCCGACCGGCGCGACTTATCCCGCAGCGGAACTGCGCGCGCTTGGCGAAGTGCTGCGCCGACACCCGCGCGTGCTGGTGATGAGCGACGATATCTACGCGCCGCTGCGCTATGGCGAGGGCATGCACGCCACATTGGCGGTGGAATGCCCCGATCTTGCAGACCGCATCCTGACCGTCTCGGGCGTATCGAAAAGTCACGCGATGACCGGTTTTCGCATCGGTGTTTCGGCCGGCCCCGCATGGTTGATCGGCGCGATGGGGCGGCTGCAATCGCACTCCTCGGGCAATCCCGCTTCGATCAGCCAGGCCGCTGCGGTAGCTGCTTTCACTGGCCCGCAGGATTTCCTCATCGCATGGCGCGAACGCTTCCGCGCGCGGCGCGACATGGTGGTTGCCCAAATCAATGCGATTTCCGGCCTCAGCACGCCCGTGCCCGATGGTGCGTTCTATTGCATGATCGACGCCGCACCGTTGATGGACCGCTTCGGCGACGATGAGGCGATGTGCCTGCATATGCTCGAAAGCGGCGTCGCAGTCGTCCCCGCTTCGGCCTTTGGCGGACGCGACGGCTTCCGCATCAGCTTTGCCGCCGACGAGGCAAAACTTGAAGAAGCCGTCCGCCGAATTGCGTCGGCCGTCGCCTGA
- a CDS encoding RNA pseudouridine synthase, giving the protein MIDFSILFEDGEALVIDKPAGLPLDRPRAGGPALEDFLDALRFGFQREPFPVHRLDRDTSGCLLLARNPKALKRFSAAFEAREVDKVYLGVVAGEVVGESGTIDLALSKISSAEKGWRMIPARKGKPAITHWKVMDRKPGMTMVEFRPETGRTHQIRIHALAGLGFALLGDPIYGDGSGARRTMLHAAALTIQRTGKDPITAIAPLPIDFDALGFDVPGFEREELVPFAAPEPEIADTTEPGEEQ; this is encoded by the coding sequence ATGATCGATTTCTCAATCCTGTTCGAAGACGGTGAAGCGCTGGTCATCGACAAGCCAGCCGGCCTCCCGCTCGACCGTCCGCGTGCAGGTGGCCCCGCGCTCGAGGACTTCCTCGACGCGCTGCGTTTCGGCTTCCAGCGCGAGCCGTTCCCGGTCCACCGGCTTGACCGCGATACCTCGGGCTGCCTGCTGCTCGCGCGCAACCCCAAGGCATTGAAGCGCTTCTCCGCCGCGTTCGAAGCGCGCGAAGTGGACAAGGTCTATCTCGGCGTCGTCGCTGGAGAAGTGGTGGGTGAGAGTGGCACGATTGACCTTGCCCTGTCCAAGATCAGCTCGGCCGAAAAGGGCTGGCGGATGATCCCGGCCAGGAAAGGCAAGCCCGCGATCACTCACTGGAAGGTGATGGACCGCAAGCCGGGCATGACCATGGTCGAGTTCCGTCCCGAAACCGGGCGTACCCATCAGATCCGCATTCATGCGCTGGCTGGGCTGGGCTTCGCCCTGCTGGGCGATCCGATCTACGGCGACGGCAGCGGTGCGCGCCGCACCATGCTTCACGCCGCAGCGCTGACCATCCAGCGCACGGGCAAGGATCCGATCACTGCCATCGCCCCGCTGCCGATCGATTTCGACGCGCTGGGATTCGACGTCCCCGGCTTCGAACGCGAAGAGCTTGTGCCTTTCGCTGCGCCGGAACCGGAAATCGCCGACACCACAGAGCCGGGCGAGGAGCAATGA
- the arfB gene encoding alternative ribosome rescue aminoacyl-tRNA hydrolase ArfB has product MTPDDVVAHAMTLVEESFIASAGPGGQNVNKVATAVQIRLDVFALRLPPPVFHRLKELAGSKFTAKGEIVLTARSYRTQEQNRDDARKRLGELLRDAMNLPAKRAKSRLNRVGKVQRLEGKKIRGTIKAGRGKVRLD; this is encoded by the coding sequence ATGACCCCGGACGACGTTGTTGCCCATGCCATGACGCTGGTCGAGGAGAGCTTCATCGCCTCGGCCGGACCCGGCGGGCAGAACGTCAACAAGGTCGCCACTGCCGTCCAGATCAGGCTCGACGTCTTCGCGCTGCGCCTGCCGCCACCGGTGTTTCACCGCCTCAAGGAACTGGCGGGCAGCAAGTTCACCGCCAAGGGTGAGATCGTGCTGACCGCGCGCAGCTATCGCACACAGGAACAGAACCGCGACGACGCGCGCAAACGCCTTGGCGAGCTGCTGCGCGATGCGATGAACCTGCCGGCCAAGCGCGCCAAATCACGCCTCAACCGCGTGGGCAAAGTGCAGCGACTTGAGGGCAAGAAAATCCGCGGCACGATCAAGGCTGGTCGCGGCAAAGTGCGGCTGGATTAA